Genomic segment of Streptomyces sp. NBC_01210:
AGCCGTCGGCCAGGCAGCCGCCGCCCAGGTAGATGTCGCCCCGCGCCCCGACCGGCACCGGACGCATCCGCTTGTCCAGGACGTGCACCTCGGCCCCGTCGATGGCGCGGCCGATCGGCGGCAGCGCGGGGAAGGCTGCGGGGTCACCGGTCATGGTGTATGCGGTGACCACGTGGGTCTCCGTCGGACCGTACTGGTTCTCCAGCACGGCTCCCGGGAGTCTGGCGCACAGCGCGCGGATCTCGGGAGTGACGCGCAGCTGCTCACCGCAGGTGATCATCACCCGCAGGGCCCGTGGGGTGATGCCTAGCGTGCCGGCGGCTTCGGCCAGTTGGTGAAGGGCCACCGGGGGGAGGAAGACCTGCTCGACGCGCTCGCGGTCGAGCAGGCGCAGCAGCGCGGGCATGTCGCGCCGCTCCGCGTCGCCGACCAGGCACAAGGTGCCGCCGAAGCACAGTGTGGAGAAGATCTCCTGGAAGGAGATGTCGAAGCTCAGCGGTGCGTACTGCAGAGTTACACCGCCCACGGCCGCGCTGGGCGCCTCGGCCTGCCAGGCCACCAAGGCGGCCAGGGGGCGATGCGGCATGGCGACGCCCTTGGGGGTCCCGGTGGAGCCCGACGTGAAGAGGACGTACGCGGTGCTCTCCGCGTCCGTCCCGCTTCTCGCCCGGCACACCGGCTCTGGCGCGGCCACCGACTCGGCGGGCAGCAGCAGCGCCGGGTCACCGGCGAGGTGGGCGTACGGGGCTTCGGCCACGACGCGGAAGGGCTGGACCTGCTCGACCATCGTGGCCAGCCGGGAAGCGGGGTAGCTGACGTCCATCGGGACGACCGCGCAGCCAGCCCGCATGACACCCAGGAGCACCGCCATGGTCAGCGGGGACCGGTTCATCGCGATCCCGATCCGGGCGTTCGCCGGGGCGCCGAGCGCGCCCAGCCGCCCGGCCACGTTCTCTACGGCCTCGGCGAGCCGGGCGTAGCTCCACCGCTCCTCGCCCATCACCATGGCAGTCGCGTCCGGCGTGCGCGCGGCCTGTTCGAGGAAGCGCGCCACGACCGTGGGGCACTCCGCGGGCGAGGCGAGGACGGGTCGTGAGGCGAGGAAGGCGAAGTCCGCTGTGTCGTGCGGCTGTTCCACCATACGGCGCAGGATGCTCAGGTAGCCGGCCGCGAAGAGATCGCCCTGCTCGGCCGAGAACGTCGCACCGTCGCAGTCGATTCGCAGCCACATGCCGGCGCCGTCCGGTTCGGTGACCGCGTTCACCATCAGACGGAAGTCGTTCTCCTCCCAGCTGCAGAACTCCCTGAGCCGCAGACCGGGGAGCCCGAGGACATGGGACAGCTGACGGAAGTGCACGTAGTTGAAGGCGGTGTCGAGGACGGGCCCACCGTGGTCCTCCTGGATCGCGCTCAGCGGGTAGCGGCGGTGGGGATGGCCGTCCTGCTCCTGGCGGAAGCCTTCGCGTGCCACGTCCAGCCAACTGTCCCGTGCGGTGTTCAGGCGGACGGGCACCGTGTTCAGGAAGAGCCCGGCGATGCGTTCGGCTCCGGCCAGTTCGGGCCGGCCGTGGGTGATCAGGCCGGTGGTCACGTCACGGGTGCCGGCGAGCATGGCCAGCGTCAGGGCGTGCGCTGCGAAGAGCACGGACTTCACGGGCAGGGAGTGTTCGGCCGCGAAGTGCCGGGCCCGCTCGACAAGGGGGCCGGGCAGGTCGACCCGCCGCGAGGCCGGCTGGTGGCCGGTACCGGGCAGATGGGGCGAAAATGCCTCGATGGGCACGGGCTCGCAGCCGGCCAGCTTTTCCCGCCAGTAGCGCCGGGCCTCCTGCGAACGCAGGGCGCTCTGCTCCAGCCGCACGTGGGCCGCCGGCGAAGGAGGCGCCGAGCCCTCGACGGGGCCGATGTCCAGGCCGAGGCCGTGGGCGTAGTCCTGGAGCAGCTCCTGGAGCAGGGTGGCGACGCTGCCGCCGTCGAGGAGCGCGTGGTGGAAGCTGAGGACCAGGTCGACGGTGGCGGGCCTCACATGGGCGCGGAACAGGTACAGCGGCGCCCGGTCGAACACGTAGGGGTGGTGGCGGCGTGCCTCGATGTGCGCGCGTACCTCGGCCTCGGCCGCCGCGCTGTCGAGCGGACACAAATCGGCGATCTCCAGGCCGCCGTACACCTGAGGGCGGACCACCTGCAACGGTTCTGCGCCGGCCAGGTCGAAGGCCGTGCGCAGCGCCGGGTGCCGTGCCGTCAGCCGGTCGAAGGCACGACGGAACTGCTCCTCATTCCACGGCATCTCCAGGGTGTACCGGAAGACGTCCCGGTACCTGGCCGACGTTTCGTGCCTGCGGCTGTGGTACAGCAAGCCGAGCTGGATCCGGGTCAGCGGGTAAGCGTCCTCGGCATCCCGCAGACGGGCCCGGTCGACATCGGCCACCAGGGCGAACGGGGCCAGGGCGGCCTCGGTCCCGGATGCGTCGCACTCCTCGGTGCACGTGGCAAGGCCGGCCACCGTCGGGTTGCGCAGGAGGTCGGTGAGCGAGAAGCGCAGGCCCCGGGCCTCCGCCTCGGCACGCACCTTGAGCATCGTGATCGAGTCGCCGCCGAGGGCGGAGTAGTCGTCGTGGATCCCAACGGTCTCATGGCCCAGGACACGGGCCCAGACCTCGGCCAGTACGGTCTCGGTCCGGTTGCGCGGCTGCCCGCCCGCGGTGGCCTCCGGGACGTCGTGCGGTGGTGGCAGCGCGTCGCGGTCTGCCTTGCCGTTGGGGGTCAGCGGAATGCCGTCGATCCGGGTGAAGGAGGCCGGAACCATGAACGCCGGCAGTGTCTGCCCGAGCCGTTCGCGCAACAGTGCCGTGTCGATCGGGGCCTCGGCGACGTAGTAGCCGGCCAGGACGGTTCCCCGGTCGGGGGTGGTACGGCCCACCACGATGGCGTCCCGTACCCCGGGGACGGCGAGCAGGACGGCGGTCACCTCGTCGGGTTCGACGCGGTTGCCCCGGATCTTGACCTGGCCGTCGATTCGTCCGAGGTACTCCAGGGCGCCGTCCGCGAGCCACCGCGCCAGGTCCCCGCTGCGGTAGAGGCGGCCGCCCGGCACGAACGGGTCGGTGCCGAACTTCTCGGTGGTCAGCTCCGGGCGGTCGAGATACCCACGGGCGACACCAACCCCGCCGATGCACAGCTCCCCGGCGACACCGACGGGTTGCGGCAGGTCGTAGGCGCCCAGCACGTACAGCCTGGTGTTGTCGATCGGCCGGCCGATGGGCACCCGCGCGATGCCGTGAGCGGGGTCGCCCGGGCAGTCGTAGGACGAGACGTCGACCGTCGCCTCGGTCGGGCCGTACAGGTTCACCAGCCGTACCGGCTGCTTGGTGCCGCTCTCACGGCGCCACCGGTCGACCAGGCGGTTGAACTGCTCGACCCGGGTGCCGGGCAGGGCCTCGCCGCTGCAGAAGACGTACCGCAGGGTCCGGATGCCCGCGCGGGCCGCTGCCGACTCCTCCAGCAGGTCGAGGAACGGGCCGAGCATCGAGGGGACGAAGTGCACGGCGCTGACCTGGTGCTCGCGGATCGCCCGCAGGACCTCGCGCGGGTCCCGCTGGCCGCCGGGCGGTAGCAGGGCCACGGCGGCGCCCTCAATGGCCCACCAGAACAGCTCCCACACCGAGACATCGAAGGAGACCGGCGTCTTCTGCAGCAGGACGTCCCGTCCTCCGAGCGGGTAGCGGCGCTGCATCCAGGCGAGGCGGTTGACCACGCTGCGGTGCTCGACCGTGACCCCCTTGGGTTGTCCGGTCGAGCCGGAGGTGTAGATGACGTACGCCAGGTCACGGGAGGTGGCGAGCGGCTCGACCGGGGCGCCGCTGCCGGTGAGCAGGCCGCCGACGCGCCGCACCGTCGCGTCCGCGGGAAGGCCGGCGGGAGCGTCGTCATCGACGATCACCACCTTGGCACGGCTGTCACGCAGCAGAAATTGCACCCGCTCGGCCGGGTAGCCGGGGTCCACCGGTACGTAGGCGCCGCCGGACTTCAGGATGCCGAGCAACGCGACCAGCAACCGCGGCCCCCGCTCCATCATCACCGCGACACGGTCGTCCGGACCGACGCCCTCCGCCCGCAGGGCCCGCGCGACACGGTTGGCCCGCTCGT
This window contains:
- a CDS encoding non-ribosomal peptide synthetase translates to MNHHTPYPLTAYQRDVWSVGSQAPESPQFNCVLHERLDGGVDHERLAVCAERVLHRHETFRLQFAERAGVPFQRVAEDHVPVPVIDLSHEPGPDTACAEWMHRSMAGALPLSSSPLVEATLLLESPDITHLHIKAHHIVADGWTLDRLSHEILQEYARAPHGDPQRSARETPSYLAFVEEDAAYRSGTDGDRDRAFYREYLHGLAPALFTRTTDSGPRGRGRHSFVIDGALIGRVRAAGYWPFTYVAAMLGTYLTRLHRSEEVVLGVPFLNRPTERHRDVLGQFANTLPLRVAAPGALTVRELLTGIQGTTRSLRRHERLALGDILREVPTAAQGPRQLFDVTLSYMNWSRPEVPGVVRRGTLMAPSHDQDALGVLVSAFDDTADIRVDLDYARDVFDEDLPIASVAGHLTTLLEHGLDLLDRPLSDVPMLSPAEYQDLTAGHALGRQVPYADQATLHGLFEAQAAHRPDRTAVIAASGETLTYVELDERANRVARALRAEGVGPDDRVAVMMERGPRLLVALLGILKSGGAYVPVDPGYPAERVQFLLRDSRAKVVIVDDDAPAGLPADATVRRVGGLLTGSGAPVEPLATSRDLAYVIYTSGSTGQPKGVTVEHRSVVNRLAWMQRRYPLGGRDVLLQKTPVSFDVSVWELFWWAIEGAAVALLPPGGQRDPREVLRAIREHQVSAVHFVPSMLGPFLDLLEESAAARAGIRTLRYVFCSGEALPGTRVEQFNRLVDRWRRESGTKQPVRLVNLYGPTEATVDVSSYDCPGDPAHGIARVPIGRPIDNTRLYVLGAYDLPQPVGVAGELCIGGVGVARGYLDRPELTTEKFGTDPFVPGGRLYRSGDLARWLADGALEYLGRIDGQVKIRGNRVEPDEVTAVLLAVPGVRDAIVVGRTTPDRGTVLAGYYVAEAPIDTALLRERLGQTLPAFMVPASFTRIDGIPLTPNGKADRDALPPPHDVPEATAGGQPRNRTETVLAEVWARVLGHETVGIHDDYSALGGDSITMLKVRAEAEARGLRFSLTDLLRNPTVAGLATCTEECDASGTEAALAPFALVADVDRARLRDAEDAYPLTRIQLGLLYHSRRHETSARYRDVFRYTLEMPWNEEQFRRAFDRLTARHPALRTAFDLAGAEPLQVVRPQVYGGLEIADLCPLDSAAAEAEVRAHIEARRHHPYVFDRAPLYLFRAHVRPATVDLVLSFHHALLDGGSVATLLQELLQDYAHGLGLDIGPVEGSAPPSPAAHVRLEQSALRSQEARRYWREKLAGCEPVPIEAFSPHLPGTGHQPASRRVDLPGPLVERARHFAAEHSLPVKSVLFAAHALTLAMLAGTRDVTTGLITHGRPELAGAERIAGLFLNTVPVRLNTARDSWLDVAREGFRQEQDGHPHRRYPLSAIQEDHGGPVLDTAFNYVHFRQLSHVLGLPGLRLREFCSWEENDFRLMVNAVTEPDGAGMWLRIDCDGATFSAEQGDLFAAGYLSILRRMVEQPHDTADFAFLASRPVLASPAECPTVVARFLEQAARTPDATAMVMGEERWSYARLAEAVENVAGRLGALGAPANARIGIAMNRSPLTMAVLLGVMRAGCAVVPMDVSYPASRLATMVEQVQPFRVVAEAPYAHLAGDPALLLPAESVAAPEPVCRARSGTDAESTAYVLFTSGSTGTPKGVAMPHRPLAALVAWQAEAPSAAVGGVTLQYAPLSFDISFQEIFSTLCFGGTLCLVGDAERRDMPALLRLLDRERVEQVFLPPVALHQLAEAAGTLGITPRALRVMITCGEQLRVTPEIRALCARLPGAVLENQYGPTETHVVTAYTMTGDPAAFPALPPIGRAIDGAEVHVLDKRMRPVPVGARGDIYLGGGCLADGYEGRPDLTKERFVPHPFADGDHRLYYTGDIGMVLSGGDVVFLGRDDAQVKVRGFRVEPAEVELAVTGLAERYPGLRDAAVVARRRTDGEVFLAAFLLGEGTDEDLVGVRERLRATLPDYMVPSHLQWVSQWPLTPSGKRDDAALRRAPLTVPGRAPAAAPRDAYERALTEMVADVLCLDSVGVHDSLFDLGGTSLTAMRLVVRIEQRYRVHIPLSEFIATPTPARLAARLRQGGAKATFEPLVPIRPQGTRPPLFMVHPMGGNVLCYVGFARHLPDAQPLYALQAAGAEPGTTPLCTVEDLADSYLTALRTAQPHGPYAIGGWSFGGFVAFEMARRLRAADEQAALLVLDTTALEQGPRVAHDDDGLLEWFFRELLWLRDGGGAPARVLPDGLGSLEEKFAFMARVASERGVLPAGSSGAVIRRLFGVYRAHWQATLAYRPPREDQDLTLLRAAEPLPAVLSAMHSAARTRHQDPCNGWSAMTSGRIQIIRVPGDHLTIMEEPHVAHLAGTVAELISTAFTRTGRES